A stretch of the Archangium violaceum genome encodes the following:
- a CDS encoding CHAT domain-containing protein, with the protein MRASSEQGLKVPPGAPPGWLWFLVLLLGLGLAGLPRARSGPPAPALWLSDLPYRPLEARLSLPAADHHRPYAPEWSGAASTSPLSLRELAALEERNDLRGIAAAYLLRSAPAQAVAFLERMPPSPERDNDRAVAALSLGRAEEALALLDDVLEAHPGLPQALWNRGLVLRELGLTLQAVECLEQVAALREPGWSEEARALAARLREHDRSRARSWKAAREAILSWVGVIPEGASSAPLPLEEASRFPGTLREGFYEALRAAPSRERAMSLLPLADALDRVHGGTVLHDHLLRVANRDFRLRAPLARDYALLVRDQHPAPDELVTRLRRSGEKDLYLGGLLHVPSAPRSGDELQRLARGEEDPWTALVLEEEQAKMEEAAGQWWKAEQRLLSALSQCRERGLSFRCMKIEHLLAALYTNNNRLAEASEHARAGWTLARTFGEWAQESTLLQAMGQIARFRANPSLAWALMAEALPREPDDCRLRNYVRRNLADLALSRFRVEEARRQMELALECQLPIGLLGASIITELSRVQPRADDARLVRQSLAEVPLESIPPGRRLLRSLIAGRFELEHDREAGRALLREVIAKADALPREDTDARDSRMLSYLRLLSTAGRDGAFDEVLSLAAAELEIAPLSRCVLAAAVDAERTVVAVRGPRGEVRGHYDTSRRTPLGDDVSRLIPGELLALLRGCERVDVLALPPLANRPGLLPSELAWSYRVPRLVPASRVPPPTLQLVAANVEPPPSLKLARLPDWHPPPASSSRSILLSGSDATPSRLLASMPEATEIEIHAHGMLDQGLSDASLIVLAPEENGRFALTAHDVRQLRLAGAPLVLLATCGAARMSPVLHESYSLPASFVAAGARAVFAAASDIPDSASRFFGAVRDRIRAGAAPAIALRDERLLWREREGTADWLDTVLVFE; encoded by the coding sequence GTGCGAGCTTCCTCTGAGCAGGGTCTCAAGGTGCCTCCAGGAGCGCCCCCCGGGTGGCTCTGGTTCCTGGTCCTGCTCCTGGGCCTGGGCCTCGCTGGCCTTCCACGCGCGCGCTCCGGACCCCCGGCGCCGGCGCTCTGGCTCTCCGATCTCCCCTACCGTCCCCTGGAGGCGCGGCTGAGCCTCCCCGCCGCCGATCACCACCGCCCCTACGCGCCAGAGTGGAGCGGCGCGGCGAGCACCAGTCCTCTGTCCTTACGTGAGTTGGCCGCTCTGGAGGAGCGCAACGATCTTCGTGGCATCGCCGCCGCCTATCTCCTGCGGTCGGCTCCGGCGCAGGCCGTGGCGTTCCTCGAGCGCATGCCTCCCTCTCCCGAGCGCGACAACGATCGCGCCGTGGCGGCCCTCTCCCTGGGTCGCGCCGAGGAGGCCCTGGCGCTGCTCGATGACGTGCTGGAGGCCCACCCGGGTCTGCCCCAGGCCCTGTGGAACCGCGGGTTGGTGCTGCGCGAGCTGGGCCTCACCTTGCAGGCGGTGGAGTGTCTCGAACAGGTCGCCGCGTTGCGTGAGCCGGGCTGGAGCGAGGAGGCTCGGGCCCTCGCGGCGCGGCTGCGTGAGCATGACCGCTCGCGGGCCCGGAGTTGGAAGGCCGCTCGCGAGGCCATCCTGTCCTGGGTGGGGGTAATCCCCGAGGGCGCTTCCTCCGCCCCGTTGCCGCTCGAGGAGGCCTCGCGGTTCCCCGGAACCCTCCGGGAGGGTTTCTACGAGGCACTCCGCGCGGCACCGAGCCGCGAACGGGCCATGTCCCTGCTGCCACTCGCCGATGCGTTGGACCGTGTCCATGGGGGCACGGTGCTGCACGACCACCTGCTGCGCGTGGCGAATCGGGACTTCCGTCTCAGGGCCCCCCTCGCCCGGGACTACGCCCTTCTGGTTCGTGACCAGCACCCGGCTCCCGACGAGCTCGTCACACGGCTCCGTCGCTCTGGAGAGAAGGATCTCTACCTGGGAGGGCTCCTCCATGTTCCGAGCGCTCCACGCAGCGGGGACGAGCTCCAACGCCTCGCCAGGGGGGAGGAGGATCCATGGACGGCCCTGGTCCTCGAGGAGGAGCAAGCGAAGATGGAGGAGGCGGCGGGCCAGTGGTGGAAGGCCGAGCAGCGCCTGTTGTCCGCGCTGAGCCAGTGCCGTGAGCGTGGGCTGTCCTTTCGCTGTATGAAGATCGAGCACCTCCTGGCCGCCCTCTACACCAACAACAATCGGCTCGCCGAAGCGAGCGAGCACGCACGAGCTGGCTGGACACTGGCGCGGACGTTCGGGGAGTGGGCGCAGGAGTCGACGCTGTTGCAGGCGATGGGGCAGATCGCCCGGTTTCGAGCCAATCCCTCCCTGGCCTGGGCGCTGATGGCCGAGGCGCTCCCACGTGAGCCGGACGACTGCAGGCTTCGCAACTACGTGCGTCGCAACCTGGCGGATCTCGCGCTCTCCCGCTTCCGGGTGGAGGAAGCGCGCCGGCAGATGGAGCTGGCCCTCGAGTGCCAGCTGCCCATTGGCCTGCTCGGTGCGTCCATCATCACGGAACTCAGCCGTGTCCAACCCCGGGCCGACGACGCGCGACTCGTGCGACAGAGCCTGGCCGAGGTTCCCCTCGAGTCCATTCCTCCCGGCCGGAGGCTGCTGCGGTCGCTCATCGCGGGCCGGTTCGAGCTCGAGCACGATCGCGAGGCCGGTCGGGCCCTGCTGCGGGAGGTCATCGCCAAGGCGGATGCGCTGCCCCGCGAGGACACGGATGCCCGCGATTCCCGGATGCTCAGCTACCTGCGGCTCCTCAGCACGGCCGGGAGGGATGGCGCCTTCGACGAGGTCCTTTCCCTGGCCGCGGCGGAGCTGGAGATCGCACCGCTGTCCCGCTGCGTCCTGGCGGCCGCGGTGGATGCGGAGAGGACGGTGGTGGCCGTGCGCGGACCGCGAGGCGAGGTACGCGGCCACTACGACACGAGCCGCCGGACACCGCTTGGCGACGACGTGTCGCGGCTGATTCCGGGGGAGCTGTTGGCGCTGCTCCGAGGCTGCGAGCGCGTGGACGTGCTCGCACTTCCCCCACTGGCCAATCGACCGGGCCTGCTGCCGTCCGAGCTGGCCTGGAGCTACCGCGTCCCTCGCCTCGTTCCCGCCTCCCGTGTTCCGCCACCCACGCTCCAGCTGGTGGCGGCCAATGTGGAGCCGCCACCCTCCTTGAAGCTGGCCCGGTTGCCGGACTGGCACCCGCCCCCAGCCTCCTCCAGCCGGAGCATCCTGCTGAGTGGCTCCGACGCCACCCCCTCACGCCTGCTCGCCTCGATGCCCGAGGCCACCGAGATCGAGATCCACGCCCACGGGATGCTGGATCAGGGCCTCTCCGACGCGTCCCTGATCGTGCTCGCGCCCGAGGAGAACGGCCGCTTCGCGTTGACCGCCCACGATGTGCGCCAGCTTCGCCTGGCCGGTGCGCCCCTGGTGCTCCTCGCCACCTGCGGCGCGGCGCGCATGTCACCGGTCCTTCACGAGTCCTATAGCCTGCCGGCGTCCTTCGTGGCGGCGGGGGCTCGGGCCGTCTTCGCGGCGGCGTCCGATATCCCAGACTCGGCCAGCCGGTTCTTTGGCGCGGTGAGGGATCGGATCCGCGCTGGGGCCGCTCCGGCGATCGCCCTCCGGGACGAGCGCCTCCTTTGGCGGGAGCGGGAGGGCACCGCGGACTGGCTCGACACCGTCCTGGTCTTCGAGTGA
- a CDS encoding cupin-like domain-containing protein — protein MTTERLTDSGTPGLAPEWREWVVENLLLGTEPEELEEVLCAAGVDAEVARAAVAAEAEDPYLVGCRRIGEQVLKLEGLLDVYSSLAEQSGAHQRLPRVDALTPEAFFEHYYFANRPVLLEGMMTDWPAMRSGSSGLLRQRLGGAGALSSTGPLPVCAQGPGLALTREPGTEGAALLEELRPPRGIVHPEHHRLGTTLWLEPAGALTPLHQDARNVLLAQVHGRRQVKLIPSFQLHRVYSTDGTFSPVDPSAPDLERFPDFARADVLDLELEPGQMLFLPVGWWHWMRALDDGAAVCFFAFDAPEPNVAWMVPGS, from the coding sequence ATGACGACGGAACGTTTGACGGACAGCGGAACACCCGGCCTGGCGCCGGAGTGGCGGGAGTGGGTGGTGGAGAATCTTCTGCTGGGGACGGAGCCGGAGGAGTTGGAGGAGGTGCTGTGCGCGGCCGGCGTGGATGCGGAGGTGGCACGCGCCGCGGTCGCCGCGGAGGCCGAGGATCCGTATCTGGTGGGGTGCCGCCGCATTGGCGAGCAGGTGCTGAAGCTCGAGGGCCTGTTGGACGTCTATTCCAGCCTGGCCGAGCAGTCCGGCGCGCACCAGCGGCTCCCGCGTGTCGACGCGCTCACGCCAGAGGCCTTCTTCGAGCACTACTACTTCGCGAACCGGCCGGTGCTCCTCGAGGGGATGATGACCGATTGGCCGGCCATGCGGAGCGGGTCCTCCGGGCTTCTCCGCCAGCGCCTGGGGGGAGCCGGGGCGCTTTCGTCCACCGGGCCTCTTCCCGTCTGCGCTCAGGGCCCGGGGCTCGCCCTCACTCGCGAGCCGGGTACCGAGGGCGCGGCGCTGCTCGAAGAGCTCCGGCCACCTCGTGGCATCGTCCACCCGGAGCACCACCGACTCGGGACCACCCTCTGGCTCGAGCCGGCCGGGGCCCTCACGCCCCTTCATCAGGATGCGCGCAACGTCCTGCTCGCCCAGGTGCATGGGCGAAGGCAGGTGAAGCTCATCCCCTCGTTCCAGCTGCATCGCGTCTACAGCACGGATGGCACCTTCAGCCCGGTGGATCCCTCCGCACCCGATCTCGAGCGCTTCCCGGACTTCGCGAGGGCGGACGTGCTGGATCTGGAGCTCGAGCCCGGCCAGATGCTGTTCCTGCCGGTGGGGTGGTGGCACTGGATGCGCGCGCTCGACGATGGCGCTGCGGTCTGCTTCTTCGCCTTCGACGCGCCGGAGCCAAACGTCGCATGGATGGTACCCGGCTCCTGA
- a CDS encoding cupin-like domain-containing protein: protein MTLSGSDPSALAPEWRSWLAENLARGVEPEALARLLERAGVPLALVRLELQRAMRHPALRAARSLSTRHARLEALLESYRRLYRQSGAHRHLERRRALSPEEFFERYYFRNRPVVLQGLLEDWPARTRWSPEFFAERFGDCLVEVMTGRESEPEDHDFRVAPHRTKMTMRDYVTRVRSAGETNDFYMIARNVVLNEPAFRPLLEDIRPPAGLIHPELGMPDSMHLWFGPAGTLSNLHHDHLNVLFCQLHGRKRFWLMPSFELSRAYNHRGLSSEVDIRAPALERFPAFGEASLVELVLEPGEVLLIPVGWWHAVKALDVSISLTFVSFALPERNTLWKNFWLGPVPEDG, encoded by the coding sequence ATGACACTGTCCGGGAGTGACCCATCAGCCCTGGCGCCGGAGTGGCGCTCATGGCTTGCCGAGAACCTCGCCCGGGGGGTGGAGCCGGAGGCGCTGGCCCGACTCCTGGAGCGGGCCGGGGTGCCGCTCGCACTGGTCCGGCTCGAGCTTCAGCGGGCGATGCGACACCCGGCGCTCCGGGCCGCTCGGAGCCTCTCCACCCGACATGCCCGTCTGGAGGCGTTGCTGGAGTCCTACCGTCGGCTGTATCGGCAGTCCGGCGCGCACCGGCACCTCGAGCGTCGGCGGGCGCTCTCCCCGGAGGAGTTCTTCGAGCGCTACTACTTCCGTAACAGGCCGGTGGTGCTCCAGGGGCTGCTCGAGGACTGGCCCGCGCGTACCCGCTGGTCGCCGGAGTTCTTCGCCGAGCGCTTCGGCGATTGCCTCGTCGAGGTGATGACGGGGCGGGAGTCGGAGCCGGAGGACCATGATTTTCGCGTGGCACCGCACCGGACGAAGATGACCATGCGCGATTACGTGACCCGGGTGCGGAGCGCGGGCGAGACGAATGACTTCTACATGATCGCTCGCAATGTCGTGCTCAACGAGCCGGCGTTTCGCCCGCTACTGGAAGACATCCGGCCCCCAGCGGGTCTCATCCATCCCGAGCTGGGTATGCCGGACAGCATGCACCTGTGGTTCGGTCCCGCGGGCACGCTCTCGAACCTGCACCACGATCACCTGAACGTGCTCTTCTGCCAGCTCCATGGGCGCAAGCGCTTCTGGCTGATGCCCTCCTTCGAGCTCTCCCGCGCCTACAACCACCGTGGCCTCAGCAGCGAGGTGGACATCCGCGCGCCGGCTCTCGAGCGATTCCCGGCCTTCGGTGAGGCCAGCCTCGTCGAGCTGGTGCTGGAGCCCGGCGAGGTGCTGCTCATCCCGGTGGGGTGGTGGCACGCGGTGAAGGCGCTCGACGTGAGCATCTCGCTCACCTTCGTGAGCTTCGCGCTCCCGGAGCGCAACACCTTGTGGAAGAACTTCTGGCTTGGCCCCGTACCCGAGGACGGCTAG
- a CDS encoding cupin-like domain-containing protein — protein sequence MLEVYSELYHQTGVPRDVERRSGLSARAFFERYYYPHRPVILRDLMVGWPALERWRPECLAERFGDARVEIMIGRDSDPEHESQPDQHRKVVRLRDFIQMLGARVTNDYYLVGRNFALERPEFRGMLEELRFPEGYLDPVSPPGAIKLWMGPAGTLTALHHDLSCVLFGQVYGRKHFKLIPSFELPRVYNSQGVFSDVDAEAPDEARFPRYLRAHVLEAVLEPGDMLFIPVGWWHWVKALDVSVSVSFQRFAIPEGNTEWRPG from the coding sequence TTGCTGGAAGTTTACAGCGAGCTGTATCACCAGACAGGCGTGCCTCGGGATGTGGAGCGCCGCTCCGGTCTGTCCGCGCGAGCGTTCTTCGAGCGCTACTACTACCCGCACCGGCCGGTCATCCTGCGGGATCTGATGGTGGGGTGGCCGGCGCTGGAGCGCTGGCGCCCGGAGTGTCTGGCCGAGCGATTCGGGGACGCGCGAGTGGAGATCATGATCGGCCGGGACTCGGATCCCGAGCATGAGAGCCAACCGGACCAGCACCGGAAGGTGGTGCGCCTGCGCGACTTCATCCAGATGCTCGGGGCCCGGGTGACGAACGACTACTACCTGGTGGGGCGGAACTTCGCCCTGGAGCGGCCGGAGTTCCGCGGCATGTTGGAGGAGCTCCGCTTCCCGGAGGGGTACCTCGACCCGGTCTCACCGCCTGGCGCCATCAAGCTCTGGATGGGGCCCGCTGGGACGCTGACGGCGCTCCATCATGACCTGAGCTGCGTCCTCTTCGGCCAGGTCTACGGGCGCAAGCACTTCAAGCTCATCCCGTCCTTCGAGCTCCCGCGTGTCTACAACTCCCAGGGCGTTTTCAGTGATGTGGACGCCGAGGCCCCCGACGAGGCGCGGTTCCCACGATACCTTCGAGCGCACGTTCTGGAGGCGGTGCTCGAACCGGGAGACATGCTCTTCATTCCGGTGGGGTGGTGGCACTGGGTGAAGGCGCTCGACGTCAGCGTGTCGGTGAGCTTCCAGCGCTTCGCGATCCCCGAAGGGAACACGGAGTGGAGGCCCGGATGA
- a CDS encoding RNA polymerase sigma factor: MAYTQRERWPTETFAQSHRPHLLQLARRLCRQGGVDPEDLVQETLERALEGFDKLSPADEPARRAWLCTTLTNRFLDLCRRRRTEMLGLPGLRLVQEQVTSLEDVPEEPWASLTEEELREAVGQLKPKHREVYQLHATGMRYKQIAQQLGIPIGTVGYRLLEARQALKEMLTLKLREGGGRRQP; encoded by the coding sequence ATGGCCTACACACAGCGAGAGCGCTGGCCGACAGAGACGTTCGCGCAAAGCCACCGTCCTCACCTGCTCCAGTTGGCCCGGAGGTTGTGTCGGCAAGGAGGGGTCGATCCCGAGGACCTGGTCCAGGAGACGCTGGAGCGGGCGCTGGAGGGATTCGACAAGCTCTCTCCAGCGGATGAGCCCGCCCGCCGGGCCTGGCTGTGCACCACGCTGACGAACCGCTTCCTCGACCTGTGCCGCCGTCGGAGGACGGAGATGCTGGGACTGCCCGGGCTGCGGTTGGTACAGGAGCAGGTCACCTCCCTGGAGGACGTGCCGGAGGAGCCGTGGGCCTCGCTCACGGAGGAGGAGCTCCGCGAGGCCGTCGGCCAGCTCAAACCCAAACACCGGGAGGTGTACCAGCTCCACGCGACCGGGATGCGTTACAAGCAGATCGCGCAGCAGCTTGGCATTCCCATCGGGACGGTCGGATACCGGTTGCTCGAGGCACGACAGGCATTGAAGGAGATGCTCACCCTCAAGCTCCGGGAAGGCGGAGGGAGGAGACAGCCATGA
- a CDS encoding zf-HC2 domain-containing protein, protein MNRPCNKLPLFLDGELSPEEAESFRYHLASCTSCEAALHEGLQLELLTLRAFDQEPPQVMIRARPRWDSRRWTLVSAAAGALLLTVLHVFLLQREQPEAWFSEATSRRLEARLSYPPADRYRPYEPMRGDAKSGAAPLKLLASMEERGELRGIAATYLLQGELGQAAAYLQREPPSVDRENDLAVVAMSKGSLEEALRLLREALDEQPRHPQALWNRALVLRDLGFTEQAERAFTLVASLDEDGWNEEARAQAQALRHRREKRRGARQETMAATLARLTSATPPSAEELLADPEVARMALYEAVRTASTSAQLRVLLPVAEQLDRLEGSKELGTYVREIATHDFSLRAPLAREYAALITGTHPEKEAFLERLRASAEWDIHLGSLIHAHPGERDLRALMERVKETKEPRFHLLVERELARQEEAAGHPARAEQRLLSMLHTCRLLKLDRACGELEE, encoded by the coding sequence ATGAACAGGCCCTGCAACAAGCTTCCCCTCTTTCTCGATGGTGAGTTGTCCCCGGAAGAGGCCGAGAGCTTCCGCTACCACCTGGCCTCCTGCACCTCCTGCGAGGCCGCGCTGCACGAGGGGCTGCAGCTGGAGTTGCTGACGCTGCGCGCGTTCGACCAGGAACCGCCCCAGGTGATGATACGTGCCCGACCCCGCTGGGACTCCAGGCGGTGGACCCTCGTGTCCGCCGCGGCTGGGGCCCTGCTGCTCACCGTCCTTCACGTGTTCCTGCTCCAACGGGAGCAGCCGGAGGCGTGGTTCTCCGAGGCCACCTCGCGGCGGCTGGAGGCCAGGCTGAGCTATCCGCCCGCGGATCGCTACCGTCCCTACGAACCGATGCGAGGAGACGCGAAGTCCGGGGCGGCCCCGCTGAAGCTGCTGGCCTCCATGGAGGAGCGCGGCGAGCTGAGGGGAATCGCCGCCACGTACCTGCTCCAGGGGGAGCTGGGGCAGGCCGCAGCCTATCTCCAGCGCGAGCCTCCATCCGTGGATCGCGAGAACGACCTGGCCGTGGTGGCCATGAGCAAGGGCTCTCTGGAGGAAGCACTCCGACTGCTACGGGAGGCGCTCGACGAGCAGCCCCGCCATCCCCAGGCGCTGTGGAACCGGGCGCTGGTGCTGCGGGACCTGGGCTTCACGGAGCAGGCCGAGCGGGCCTTCACCCTCGTGGCCAGCCTGGACGAGGACGGTTGGAACGAGGAGGCGAGGGCCCAGGCCCAGGCACTGCGGCACCGGCGCGAAAAGCGCCGCGGCGCCCGGCAGGAGACCATGGCCGCGACCCTGGCGCGTCTCACCTCGGCCACCCCTCCCTCCGCGGAGGAGCTCCTCGCGGATCCGGAGGTGGCGCGGATGGCGCTTTATGAGGCGGTTCGCACGGCGAGCACCTCCGCGCAGCTGCGGGTCCTCCTGCCCGTGGCCGAGCAGCTGGACCGGCTCGAAGGAAGCAAGGAGCTCGGGACGTACGTGCGTGAGATCGCAACCCACGACTTCTCCCTCCGGGCGCCTCTGGCTCGGGAGTACGCGGCGTTGATCACGGGGACGCACCCGGAGAAGGAGGCCTTCCTGGAGCGGCTGCGCGCCTCGGCGGAGTGGGACATCCACCTGGGAAGCCTCATCCACGCGCATCCCGGCGAGCGAGATCTCCGCGCGCTGATGGAACGGGTGAAGGAGACGAAGGAGCCCCGGTTCCACCTGCTGGTCGAGCGCGAGCTCGCGCGACAAGAGGAAGCGGCGGGGCACCCGGCGCGCGCCGAGCAGCGATTGCTGTCGATGCTCCACACCTGCCGGCTGCTGAAGCTCGACCGGGCCTGCGGCGAGTTGGAGGAGTAG
- a CDS encoding zinc-binding dehydrogenase — MKRQFPIDKRLETRPAELATESPPTPYARRAEVTVFSTSPGKLADARRLGARRAVLSTDATAMKELAGTFELLIATVPRAFDMGPFMNVLKLDGTLINVGALEALKGLDGMAMAFGRKSVAGSLIGGVAETQEVIDYCAARGIKADVELVRAQDINRAYERIVNKDVRYRLVIDMASLKAGT; from the coding sequence TTGAAGCGACAGTTTCCGATCGACAAGCGGCTTGAGACGCGGCCCGCCGAGCTGGCCACGGAGTCGCCTCCTACTCCGTACGCGCGCCGGGCGGAGGTTACCGTCTTCTCGACGTCGCCCGGCAAGCTTGCCGATGCGCGGCGGCTCGGCGCCAGGCGCGCTGTCCTGTCGACGGACGCCACGGCGATGAAGGAACTCGCCGGCACCTTCGAGCTGCTCATCGCCACGGTGCCGAGGGCCTTCGACATGGGCCCCTTCATGAACGTCCTGAAGCTCGACGGCACGCTCATCAACGTGGGCGCGCTGGAGGCGCTGAAGGGCCTCGACGGCATGGCGATGGCGTTCGGACGCAAGAGCGTCGCGGGCTCGCTCATCGGTGGCGTTGCCGAGACGCAGGAGGTCATCGACTACTGCGCGGCGCGCGGCATCAAGGCGGATGTGGAGTTGGTTCGTGCCCAGGACATCAACCGTGCCTACGAGCGCATCGTGAACAAGGACGTGCGCTACCGCCTCGTCATCGACATGGCCTCGCTGAAGGCCGGCACCTGA
- a CDS encoding addiction module protein, with translation MATKEDILSDVLRLPPEERAEVAHKLLLSLEEGAEDPEAQAEWSAELERRAREVLDGSVKTVPWEQVEERISARLGQRR, from the coding sequence ATGGCGACCAAGGAAGACATCCTCTCGGATGTGCTGCGACTCCCTCCCGAGGAGCGCGCCGAGGTTGCCCACAAGCTCCTGCTCAGCTTGGAGGAGGGGGCCGAGGACCCGGAGGCCCAGGCCGAGTGGTCCGCGGAACTGGAGCGCCGGGCCCGTGAAGTGCTCGACGGGAGCGTGAAGACGGTTCCCTGGGAGCAGGTCGAGGAGCGCATCAGTGCCCGGCTCGGTCAGCGGCGGTGA
- a CDS encoding response regulator has protein sequence MLSPVVLISDDEPLVVSALSREARRSGLSSVADTTSHHVLELARKYRPAVIILDIHQNQDGRDLLARLKQDPETRECKVIILSGVEDQFTRHVCFELGADAYEVKPFDHTFMTRVARMAGVKVAVGA, from the coding sequence ATGCTCTCTCCGGTCGTCCTCATCTCCGATGATGAGCCGCTCGTCGTGTCCGCGCTCTCCCGGGAGGCCCGTCGCTCTGGGCTCTCCTCGGTGGCGGACACCACGTCCCACCATGTCCTGGAGCTGGCTCGGAAGTACCGGCCCGCCGTCATCATCCTGGACATCCACCAGAATCAGGACGGGAGAGATCTCCTCGCCCGGCTCAAGCAGGATCCCGAGACGCGCGAGTGCAAGGTCATCATCCTCAGTGGCGTCGAGGACCAGTTCACCCGCCACGTGTGCTTCGAGCTCGGCGCCGACGCCTACGAGGTGAAGCCCTTCGACCACACCTTCATGACCCGGGTGGCTCGGATGGCGGGTGTGAAGGTGGCCGTCGGAGCCTGA
- the rpe gene encoding ribulose-phosphate 3-epimerase, which produces MNRRVLVSPSLLSSDFGRLAEEVRAVEAAGADWIHVDVMDGRFVPNITLGPVVVEAIKKAATRPLDVHLMIVEPEKYVEAFAKAGADVLTVHVEACTHLHRVLQQIRHAGAKPAVVLNPATPLSAVEEVLGDVEMVLLMSVNPGFGGQSFIAPTVDKVRRLRAMLDARGLSTHIEVDGGINAETARRVVDAGADVLVAGSYVFGSKDYAAAIRSLRP; this is translated from the coding sequence ATGAACCGCCGCGTCCTCGTCTCCCCCTCGTTGCTGTCCTCCGATTTCGGCCGCCTGGCCGAGGAAGTCCGGGCGGTGGAAGCCGCCGGAGCGGATTGGATCCACGTGGACGTGATGGATGGGCGCTTCGTGCCCAACATCACCCTGGGCCCGGTGGTGGTGGAGGCGATCAAGAAGGCGGCCACGCGGCCGCTGGATGTCCACCTGATGATCGTCGAGCCCGAGAAGTACGTGGAGGCCTTCGCGAAGGCGGGGGCGGACGTCCTCACGGTGCACGTGGAGGCGTGCACGCACCTGCACCGGGTGTTGCAGCAGATCCGCCACGCGGGGGCGAAGCCGGCGGTGGTGCTCAACCCGGCCACGCCGCTCTCGGCGGTGGAGGAGGTGCTGGGCGATGTGGAGATGGTGCTGCTGATGAGCGTGAACCCTGGCTTCGGGGGCCAGAGCTTCATCGCGCCCACGGTGGACAAGGTGCGGCGGCTGCGCGCCATGCTGGATGCGCGGGGGCTGTCCACGCACATCGAGGTGGACGGAGGCATCAACGCCGAGACGGCCCGGCGGGTGGTGGACGCCGGGGCGGACGTGCTGGTGGCGGGCTCGTACGTGTTCGGCTCGAAGGACTATGCCGCGGCCATCCGCTCGCTGCGCCCCTGA